The Streptomyces sp. M92 nucleotide sequence GCCGGACCGGCGGATGCGGTTCTTCGTCCTTCCGGGGGCCGCCGCGAAGGTGCCGGAGCTGGTGCGGAAGCTGGGCTGGGCGCCGCGGCTGCTCGATCTCACGGCGCTCGGGGAAGGGGCGTACGTGGCTGCGCCGCCTACGCGGTACGGGACGCGGGGGGCCGTGCAGTGGGCCTGCCGGCCTACGCCGGCGAATCGGTGGCTGCCGGATGTGGAGGAGTTGGTGTCGCCGTTGGCGTATGCGTGCGGCAGGGATCGTTAGGGGCGCCTGTTCATCTGCCTGGTCGAGGTCTTGTGGCGGCTGCCGGCTGCGCGTGGCTGATCGCGCCCGCGCGGCGGAGCCGCATATCGGCACAGCCCCGCGCCCCTTTCAGGGCGCTGCTCCCCCGTAGGGTTCAAGTGACGGAGGGAGAGACGTGGTGGGTGCGAGTGCCGTACGCGTGCAAGGGCTCTGGAAGCGGTTCGGGCAGCAGGTCGCCGTTGGCGGGATCGATCTGGAGCTGCCCGCGGGCAAGTTCATCGGGCTCGTCGGGCCGAACGGGGCGGGGAAGACCACCACTCTCTCCATGGTGACCGGGCTGCTGCGGCCGGATCAGGGGACGGTCGAGGTCGTCGGGCACGACGTGTGGCGGGACCCGGCCGAGGTGAAGGCGCGGATCGGGGTGCTGCCGGAGGGACTGCGGCTGTTCGAGCGGCTGTCCGGGCGGGAACTGCTCGGCTACACCGGGCGGTTGCGCGGTCTGCCCGGTGACGAGGTGGACCGGCGGGCGACCCAGCTGCTGGACGTGCTGGACCTGGCCGGGGCCCAGCACAAGCTGGTCGTCGACTACTCCACCGGCATGCGGAAGAAGATCGGGCTGGCCACCGCCCTGCTGCACAATCCCGAAGTGCTCTTCCTGGACGAGCCGTTCGAGGGCGTCGACCCGGTGTCGGCGCAGACGATCCGGGGCGTCCTTGAGCGTTACACCGCCTCCGGCGCCACCGTCGTCTTCTCCTCCCACGTCATGGAGCTGGTGGAGTCCCTGTGCGACTGGGTGGCCGTGATGGCCGCGGGCCGCATCCGCGCCACCGGCACGCTCGCCGAGGTGCGCGGCGAGGCGGCCTCCCTGCAGCAGGCGTTCCTCGAACTCGTCGGTGCCGGGGCCCTGGACGCCGGGCCGGGCCTGGACTGGCTGGGCGGCGGGTCCCGGTGAACGCGTCGGTCACCTCCGTCTTCGTACGGCTGAAACTGTCGCTCCTGCGCAACGGGCTGCGCCGGTCCGGCGGGCGGCGGGCCGCCTACATCGCCTCCGCCGTCGCCGTGCTGCTCTTCGCCGCGCTCCAGCTGATCGGTCTGATCGCCCTGCGCGGGTACGACCACGTGGACTCGCTGGTCGTCCTGCTGGCGGCGGTGCTGGGTCTCGGCTGGGCGGTGATGCCGCTGTTCTTCCCCGGCGGCGACGAGACGCTGGACGCGACCCGGCTGGTGATGCTGCCGCTGCGGCCACGCCCGCTGGTCCGGGCCCTGCTCACGGCGTCGCTGGTGGGTATCGGGCCGCTGTTCACGCTGTGCGTGCTGGCCGGTTCGGTGGTCGCGGTCGCGCACGGCTGGGCGGCGTACGTCGTCGGCGTCGTCGGCGGTGTCCTCGCGCTGCTGGTGTGCGTGACCCTCGCGCGGGCCGTCGCCGCCGCCAACGTACGGCTGCTGACCAGCCGCAAGGGCCGCGACCTGGCGGTGCTGAGCGGGCTGGTCGTCGCGGTCGGGGCGCAGGTCGTCAACTTCGGTGCACAGCGGCTGGGTTCGTCCGGGCTGGAGCAGCTCGACCCGGCGGCCGACGTACTGCGCTGGGTGCCGCCCGCCTCGGCCGTCGGCGCGATGCACGCGGCGAGCGACGGGTCCTGGGCCACCGCGCTGGCGCAGCTGGCCCTGACGGCTGCGGCGCTGGTGCTGCTGCTGCGGGTGTGGGAGCGGCACCTGACGCGGCTGATGACCGCGCCGGACGGGTCCACCCTCCCGAGCGACACCCGTCCGGTGCGCGAGCGCGGCGCCCCGGGCCTCTCCCGGCTGCTGCCCGCCGGCCGCACCGGTACGACGATGGAGCGCACCCTGCGCTACGTGTGGCGCGATCCGAAGACGAAGGCGGCGTGGGTGACCTCGCTGGCCATCGGCCTGATCGTGCCGGTCTTCAACGCCTGGCAGGGCACCGGCTCGGTGTACTTCGCCTGTTTCGCCGCCGGGATGCTCGGCATCCAGATGTACAACCAGTTCGGGCAGGACACGTCCGCCTTCTGGATGGTGGCGCTGACCATCTCCTCGACCAGGGACGCCTACGTGGAGCTGCGCGCCCGCGCGCTGGCCCTGCTGCTGATCACCCTGCCGTACGCGACCCTCGTCACCGTCCTGACCACGGCGATGCTCGACGACTGGCGGACCCTGCCCGAGGCCCTGGGCCTGTCCTTCGCGCTGCTCGGCGCGATGCTGGCGACCGGGGCGTGGACCTCGGCGCGCTTCCCGTACTCCATCCCGCAGGAGGGCCACAAGAACGTCGCCCCCGGTCAGGTCGGGCTGGCCTGGATCTCGATCCTCGGCGGCATGGTCGGCGCGGCCCTGCTGTGCGCACCCGTGATCGCGCTGGCGATCTGGCTGAACGTACGCGGTGACGGGAGCCCGCTGCTGCTTCCGGTGGGCGCGGTGTACGGCGCGGGGCTGACGCTGGCCGGCCTGCGGCTGGCCGCGCCGCGCACGGCCGGGCGGCTGCCTGAGATCCTCACGGCGGTCAGCAAGGGCTGACGGCACCCGGCCGGCTCAGCCGCCGTCGCGGAGGCTGTCGAGGAACGGTTCGATGGCCGCGCGCCACGCCTCCGGCTGGTCGTAGTGGACGAGGTGGCCGGCGTCGGCGACCTCCGCGTACCGGCCGTGCGGCAGGACTCGGACCATCTCCTGGGCCTCGGCGCGGCCCAGCTCGCCGTCGAGGCCGCGGACGACCAGCGTGGGGCAGCGGACCTGGGCCAGCTCCTCCCAGTGGGCGTCGTAGACCCATGTCTCGCGGGAGCGCAGCATCTGCTCCGGCTCGAAGACCGGCCGCCAGCCGTCCGGGGACTCGGCCATCACCTCGGCGTAGAACTCCCCCCGGGCCGGATTCGGGCGCTCCACCCACGGGTCGTCCTCGCCGAACCACTTGCGTACGTCGGCGAGGGTGGCGAAGGGGACCGGCCAGGCGCGGAACCACTCGGTCCAGGTGTGCTGGGACGCGGCGCCGAGGGCGGAGGCCCGCATGTCGCAGACGACCAGGCCGCGGACCAGGTCGGGACGTTTGGCGGCGAGCTGCCAGGCGGTCAGCGCGCCCATGGCGTGGCCGATCAGGACGGCCGGGCCGAGACCGAGCTGCTCCAGGGCGGCCTCGGCGTCCTCCACGTAGGCCTCCCGGGTGTAGGCGCCCCGCGGTGGCTTGTCGCTGCGGCCGTGGCCGCGCTGGTCGAGCGCGACGGCCCGGTGCCGGGCGGCGAGCCAGCGGGCGGTGGGGGCCCAGTGGGAGGCGCGGCCCATCAGGCCGTGCAGTAACAGCACACCCGGCAGCTCACCGGCCGGGTCGGCGGAGCCGCCACCGCGGTCCACGAGATCCACGGGGTCGATGGGGCCGATGGGGTCGATGGCGTCCACGGGGTCCGTGCGGTCGGTCCGGTCCGTCTTGGGAGGGTCGCCGAACTCCCAGGCCGCGAGCCGTACGCCACCCGCGCCGGTCACGTCGATGCGTCGCGCCATGATCCTGGCACCCCCAAGCTCCGCTCGGACCGCCCGCCCCACCGGGCCGGCCGGTCCTGTGAACCGTGTCCTGCCTGTCGTGCCTGTCGTTGTCGCCGTGACGGGCCGGCATCCGCTCAGGGCCGTCCGACGCTCGCAGAGTATCGAATGCGTATTCGAGAATGCTGATCCGGCGACCAACACCCCTCGTTCGAGTGACCCCCGTCAGGGATTGATCGCCGCCGCCGGGGGGAGATCTTCAACGGGAGGCGGGCCGCTCGGGGAAAACGGTCCGAGGGGATTGACCCTGAGAGCTCGGGGCTCCGGGTCAGCACAGGGGAGGACAGGCCCCGGCGCCACAGGGCGCCGGGGCCCTCTCCGTCTCAGCAGCACGCCCCTCCCCCTCTCCGGCCGGGACGACATCGCTGTCACACCACGGCCCAGAGCCCTCACGTCGTACGCTCACGCCACAGCCTTGCACGCGCGGTGGCCGGGCGCTGCGATTCGGCGCACCGCGCCGGCGAGGACCGGTCAGCGCTTGGCGACGAACACGTGCGAGGCGGTCTCCGTCTCCAGCTCCGCCGCCTCGCCGCCGCTGCCCACCAGCACGCCGCCGGCCGACTCGGTCACGCTCACCACCGAGCCGGGCTGCACGCCCGCCCGGCGCAGCGTGTACATCAGCTGCGCGTCCGTCTGGATCGGCTCGCCGATCCGGCGCACCACGACCGTCTTGCCCTCCATGCCCGGGTCCAGGTCGGCGAGGGACACCATGCCCTCGTCCAGGAACGGATCGGCGCCGTCCGCCTCGCCCAGCTCCTCCAGGCCCGGGATCGGGTTGCCGTACGGCGACTCGGTCGGGTGCCGCAGCAGCTCCAGCACCCGGCGCTCGACGGCCTCGCTCATCACGTGCTCCCAGCGGCAGGCCTCGGCGTGCACCTGCTCCCACTCCAGGCCGATCACGTCGACGAGCAGGCACTCCGCGAGCCGGTGCTTGCGCATCACCCGCGTGGCCAGCCGACGGCCCTCGTCGGTCAGCTCCAGGTGCCGGTCGGCCGCCACGGACACCAGGCCGTCGCGCTCCATCCGCGCCACCGTCTGGCTGACCGTCGGGCCGCTCTGGTCGAGCCGCTCGGCGATCCGGGCGCGCATCGGGACCACACCTTCCTCCTCCAGCTCGAGAATGGTGCGGAGATACATCTCCGTGGTGTCGATCAGTCCGGACATACCTGCCCCTTGATGAGATTGCCGGAGGCTACGGCCCACCGGCGCGTGCGCTGGCCCTGACCCAATTCTGACGCATACCACCGACAACCGTGCCGCGCCGCGGAATGCCGGGCCCGCGCGGCCCGTCCGGCGGTGTCGACGCCGTATTGACACCGCACTGGTCCAGACCGCACGGTGATCGCGACGCAGCCACACCGAAGGGGTCCCGCATGAGCGACCGCAAGCCGGCCGGGCGGTTCATCGACGCCGCGATCGACCTCCTGCGACGGGTCCGCGACGAGGAGGCCGACTCCGTCGAGGCGGCCGGCACGCTGCTCGCCGACACCGTGGCCGACGGCGGCCGGCTCTTCGCCTTCGGCGCCGGCCACTCCTCCCTCGCCGCCCAGGACGTCGTCTACCGCGCCGGCGGCCTCGCCCTGATGAACCTGCTCTCCGTGCCCGGCGTCGTCGGCGTCGACGTCATGCCGGCCACGCTCGGCTCCGCGCTGGAGCGGGTGGACGGCCTCGCGAGCGCCGTACTGGACTCCTCGCCGATCCGCGCGGGCGACGCCCTGGTGATCATCTCCCTGTCCGGGCGCAACGCGCTGCCCGTGGAGATGGCCATCAACGCCCGCGCCCTCGGCGTCCGCGTCATCGGCGTGACCTCGGTGGCGTACGCCTCCGAGACCAGGTCGCGGCACGCCTCCGGCACCTTCCTCAAGGACCACTGCGACATCGTGCTGGACTCGAAGATCGCCGTCGGCGACGCGGAGCTCACGCTCGACACCGTCCCCGCGCCCTTCGCGCCCGCCTCCACGGTCGTCACCAGCGCCCTGATGCAGGCCATGACGGCCACGGCGGCCGCCGCCCTCGCCGACCGCGGCATCGAACCGCCCCTGCTGCGCTCGGGCAACGTCGACGGCGGCCACGAGTGGAACGGGCGGGTACTGGACCAGTACGGGGACCGGATCTTCTACCGCCGCTGAGCGGGCACCCGGCCAGGACCGACCGCTACCGCTCGTCCACCGCCCCGGCGAGATCCAGCGCCGCCGCGATGCGCACCGCCACGTCCTCGGCGTACACCGCGTCCGAGCGCTCGAACGCGCTGCGCCCCGAGCCGCGCAGGAACGTCACGACGCCCAGCGTCCGGCCCCGGCTGCGCAGGACCGCGCACA carries:
- a CDS encoding ABC transporter ATP-binding protein; translated protein: MVGASAVRVQGLWKRFGQQVAVGGIDLELPAGKFIGLVGPNGAGKTTTLSMVTGLLRPDQGTVEVVGHDVWRDPAEVKARIGVLPEGLRLFERLSGRELLGYTGRLRGLPGDEVDRRATQLLDVLDLAGAQHKLVVDYSTGMRKKIGLATALLHNPEVLFLDEPFEGVDPVSAQTIRGVLERYTASGATVVFSSHVMELVESLCDWVAVMAAGRIRATGTLAEVRGEAASLQQAFLELVGAGALDAGPGLDWLGGGSR
- a CDS encoding transporter, with the protein product MNASVTSVFVRLKLSLLRNGLRRSGGRRAAYIASAVAVLLFAALQLIGLIALRGYDHVDSLVVLLAAVLGLGWAVMPLFFPGGDETLDATRLVMLPLRPRPLVRALLTASLVGIGPLFTLCVLAGSVVAVAHGWAAYVVGVVGGVLALLVCVTLARAVAAANVRLLTSRKGRDLAVLSGLVVAVGAQVVNFGAQRLGSSGLEQLDPAADVLRWVPPASAVGAMHAASDGSWATALAQLALTAAALVLLLRVWERHLTRLMTAPDGSTLPSDTRPVRERGAPGLSRLLPAGRTGTTMERTLRYVWRDPKTKAAWVTSLAIGLIVPVFNAWQGTGSVYFACFAAGMLGIQMYNQFGQDTSAFWMVALTISSTRDAYVELRARALALLLITLPYATLVTVLTTAMLDDWRTLPEALGLSFALLGAMLATGAWTSARFPYSIPQEGHKNVAPGQVGLAWISILGGMVGAALLCAPVIALAIWLNVRGDGSPLLLPVGAVYGAGLTLAGLRLAAPRTAGRLPEILTAVSKG
- a CDS encoding alpha/beta fold hydrolase, whose amino-acid sequence is MARRIDVTGAGGVRLAAWEFGDPPKTDRTDRTDPVDAIDPIGPIDPVDLVDRGGGSADPAGELPGVLLLHGLMGRASHWAPTARWLAARHRAVALDQRGHGRSDKPPRGAYTREAYVEDAEAALEQLGLGPAVLIGHAMGALTAWQLAAKRPDLVRGLVVCDMRASALGAASQHTWTEWFRAWPVPFATLADVRKWFGEDDPWVERPNPARGEFYAEVMAESPDGWRPVFEPEQMLRSRETWVYDAHWEELAQVRCPTLVVRGLDGELGRAEAQEMVRVLPHGRYAEVADAGHLVHYDQPEAWRAAIEPFLDSLRDGG
- a CDS encoding metal-dependent transcriptional regulator codes for the protein MSGLIDTTEMYLRTILELEEEGVVPMRARIAERLDQSGPTVSQTVARMERDGLVSVAADRHLELTDEGRRLATRVMRKHRLAECLLVDVIGLEWEQVHAEACRWEHVMSEAVERRVLELLRHPTESPYGNPIPGLEELGEADGADPFLDEGMVSLADLDPGMEGKTVVVRRIGEPIQTDAQLMYTLRRAGVQPGSVVSVTESAGGVLVGSGGEAAELETETASHVFVAKR
- a CDS encoding SIS domain-containing protein, coding for MSDRKPAGRFIDAAIDLLRRVRDEEADSVEAAGTLLADTVADGGRLFAFGAGHSSLAAQDVVYRAGGLALMNLLSVPGVVGVDVMPATLGSALERVDGLASAVLDSSPIRAGDALVIISLSGRNALPVEMAINARALGVRVIGVTSVAYASETRSRHASGTFLKDHCDIVLDSKIAVGDAELTLDTVPAPFAPASTVVTSALMQAMTATAAAALADRGIEPPLLRSGNVDGGHEWNGRVLDQYGDRIFYRR